The proteins below are encoded in one region of Microvirga ossetica:
- a CDS encoding CBS domain-containing protein, whose product MKVSEVMTQDVRLIEPTQTLRDAARMMAELDAGILPVREGDRLVGMITDRDIAIRAVAQGRGPDTSIREAMTDEVLYCFEDDDTAKVERNMASIKVRRLPVLNRDKRLVGIVSLGDLAMADKAAKVGAAMAGISQPGGQHSQTGGSRI is encoded by the coding sequence ATGAAAGTCAGTGAAGTCATGACACAGGATGTGCGCTTGATCGAGCCAACCCAAACCCTCCGGGATGCAGCCCGAATGATGGCCGAGCTGGATGCCGGTATCCTGCCGGTGCGCGAGGGCGATCGTCTGGTCGGCATGATCACCGACCGCGACATCGCCATTCGGGCGGTGGCCCAGGGCAGGGGCCCGGACACATCCATCCGCGAGGCGATGACGGACGAGGTCCTGTACTGCTTTGAAGACGACGATACCGCCAAGGTCGAGCGCAACATGGCCAGCATCAAGGTGCGGCGCCTGCCGGTGCTCAACCGCGACAAGCGCCTGGTCGGCATCGTCTCGCTCGGCGACCTGGCGATGGCTGACAAAGCGGCCAAGGTCGGCGCCGCAATGGCCGGTATCTCGCAGCCGGGTGGCCAGCACAGCCAGACTGGCGGATCACGGATCTAA